The genomic interval ATGAATAATGGAAAAAGACTGGGTTTGCATTCGTACTGCTTCTACATCTCAAGACGCTGAAATAATAAAAGGTTTGCTGATCTTCAATGAGATCAACAGCGTTGTCATCAATAAACAGGATTCTTCTTACAATATGTTTGGATATTTTGAAGTGTATGTGAACCGAGATGATGCAGTGAAAGCAGAATTTGTGTTAAAGGAAAACAACAG from Bacteroidota bacterium carries:
- a CDS encoding DUF2007 domain-containing protein, which produces MEKDWVCIRTASTSQDAEIIKGLLIFNEINSVVINKQDSSYNMFGYFEVYVNRDDAVKAEFVLKENNSPS